Proteins encoded in a region of the Oncorhynchus gorbuscha isolate QuinsamMale2020 ecotype Even-year linkage group LG16, OgorEven_v1.0, whole genome shotgun sequence genome:
- the LOC124000536 gene encoding receptor-interacting serine/threonine-protein kinase 4-like: MDVPDPSHGNMGLLRTFDSSEFGSWEKIGSGGFGQVYKVRHVQWKTWLAIKCPPCLHVDDKERAELLEEAKKMEAAKFRYILPVYGICGDAQGLVMEYMETGSLETLLAAEPLPWELRFRIIHETAVGMNFLHCMSPPLLHLDLKPANILLDAHYHVKISDFGLARWNGLSRVDEISRDGFCGTIAYLPPESIVEKDRVSDTKHDVYSFSIVIWGILTQKKPYQGENNILQIMVKVVRGVRPDLNVVPRSRPQACTGFLSLMQRCWASLPDARPSFQEITSEAEELCSKPQEESKNQTPMPENNHCNGLTTDQNKEQKSVRPKSAMLPEKDYSLSELLSQVDSGISRSFDHVKEDRCPSKDNTSKRLSGISSVDSAFSSQDSITLSFEKENTCDSGEVQRRKLCDAIRTKDMSKLMKILQPQDVDLLLEGGYSLLHHAVTQANEEAVKFLLLNHANTNLANAHGSTPLHLATEKHLKGLAELLLGRRSTNANARDEDQYTALHCAAQNGDEAITRLLLDRGASINETDAQGRTPAHIACQHGQENVVRVLLSRGADVHVKGRDDWTVLHLAAWQGHLGIVKLLVKQAGADVDGQTTDGRTPLHMASHRGQYRVARILIELGADVHVTSTGLHTPLHVAAETGHTSTSRLLVKHDADIQARTTQGHTALHLAAQRGHLPTVKMLIEEGADPYCTNQNLRTPCHLAAEGGHCEVFKELLVHCPEGASLSDEQGLTPLHLAVRGGYTDITSMLLAQGVEVSQEVPQDSIPLPEEVPQDSIPHDTLQPAAEDYPKLLDCQPSSLAKCLQRKVVILKLTEREGNDCPEEGVTL, from the exons ATGGACGTTCCGGACCCTTCCCATGGGAATATGGGGCTGCTGAGAACCTTTGATTCCTCTGAGTTTGGGAGCTGGGAGAAGATTGGCTCGGGCGGCTTTGGACAAGTATACAAAGTCCGACATGTACAGTGGAAAACATGGCTGGCTATCAAGTGCCCGCCCTGCCTTCATGTAGATGACAA GGAGCGAGCAGAGCTGCTGGAGGAGGCTAAGAAGATGGAGGCGGCTAAGTTCCGCTACATCCTGCCAGTGTATGGGATCTGTGGGGACGCCCAGGGCCTGGTGATGGAGTACATGGAGACAGGCTCCCTGGAGACCCTGCTGGCTGCTGAGCCTCTGCCCTGGGAGCTGCGCTTCAGGATCATCCACGAGACGGCGGTGGGAATGAACTTCCTGCACTGCATGAGCCCACCCCTCCTGCACCTGGACCTTAAACCTGCCAACATCCTACTGGACGCACACTACCACGTCAAG ATATCAGATTTTGGTCTGGCCCGATGGAACGGCCTATCCAGAGTTGATGAAATCAGCCGTGATGGGTTCTGTGGCACTATCGCCTATTTGCCGCCGGAGAGCATCGTCGAGAAGGACAGGGTATCAGACACTAAGCATGACGTCTACAG CTTTTCGATAGTCATCTGGGGAATTCTCACACAGAAGAAACCTTACCAAG GGGAGAACAACATCCTGCAGATCATGGTGAAGGTGGTGAGAGGGGTGCGTCCCGATCTCAATGTTGTGCCCCGGAGTCGACCCCAAGCCTGCACGGGGTTCCTGAGCCTCATGCAGCGCTGCTGGGCCTCCTTACCTGATGCCAGACCCAGCTTCCAGG AAATCACATCAGAAGCCGAGGAGCTGTGTTCTAAACCCCAAGAGGAGTCCAAGAACCAAACTCCTATGCCTGAGAATAACCATTGCAATGGACTAACCACTGACCAG AATAAAGAGCAGAAGTCAGTCAGGCCCAAGTCTGCCATGTTGCCAGAGAAAGACTACAGCCTATCAGAGCTGCTGAGCCAGGTAGACTCTGGGATATCTCGGAGCTTTGACCATGTGAAGGAGGACCGCTGTCCCAGCAAAGACAACACCAGCAAGAGACTGTCGGGAATCTCCTCTGTAGACTCTGCCTTTTCCTCTCAAGACTCCATTACCCTCTCCTTTGAGAAAGAGAATACCTGTG ACTCTGGGGAGGTGCAGAGGAGGAAGCTGTGTGACGCCATCCGTACCAAAGACATGTCCAAGCTGATGAAGATCCTGCAGCCTCAGGACGTGGACCTCCTATTGGAGGGCGGCTACAGCCTGCTCCACCACGCCGTCACGCAGGCCAACGAGGAGGCCGTCAAGTTCCTGCTCCTCAACCATGCCAACACCAACCTGGCCAATGCCCACGGCTCCACCCCACTCCACCTGGCCACAGAGAAGCACCTGAAGGGCCTGGCCGAGCTGCTGCTGGGCCGCCGGAGCACCAACGCCAACGCCCGGGACGAAGACCAATACACAGCCCTGCACTGTGCTGCTCAGAACGGGGACGAGGCCATCACCCGCCTACTGCTGGACCGCGGCGCTTCCATCAATGAGACGGACGCCCAGGGACGTACACCTGCACACATCGCCTGCCAGCATGGCCAGGAGAACGTGGTCAGGGTGCTGCTAAGCCGCGGGGCAGACGTCCATGTGAAGGGCAGAGATGACTGGACGGTGCTTCACTTGGCTGCCTGGCAGGGCCACCTGGGCATCGTCAAATTGCTGGTGAAGCAGGCCGGGGCGGACGTAGATGGGCAGACCACTGATGGCCGCACCCCGCTGCACATGGCCTCCCATAGGGGACAGTATAGGGTGGCAAGGATCCTGATAGAGCTGGGGGCAGACGTCCACGTGACCTCCACGGGCCTCCACACCCCCCTGCATGTGGCGGCTGAGACGGGCCACACCAGCACCTCTCGCCTCTTAGTCAAGCATGATGCCGATATCCAGGCCCGGACCACCCAGGGTCATACCGCCCTTCACCTCGCTGCTCAGCGTGGCCACCTGCCCACAGTGAAGATGCTGATCGAGGAAGGGGCAGACCCCTACTGCACCAACCAAAACCTGCGTACCCCCTGCCACCTGGCTGCAGAAGGGGGGCACTGTGAGGTCTTCAAAGAGCTTCTGGTCCACTGCCCTGAGGGTGCCAGTCTGTCAGACGAGCAGGGCCTCACCCCTCTTCACCTGGCTGTGAGAGGAGGCTACACAGATATCACCAGCATGCTGCTAGCCCAGGGGGTGGAGGTATCACAAGAAGTACCACAGGACTCCATACCCCTACCAGAGGAAGTACCACAGGACTCTATCCCCCATGACACACTGCAGCCAGCAGCAGAGGACTACCCAAAGCTTCTGGATTGTCAGCCAAGCTCGTTGGCCAAGTGTCTCCAGAGAAAGGTTGTAATCTTGAAACTGACGGAGCGTGAAGGAAATGACTGTCCAGAGGAGGGAGTCACGCTGTGA